In Acidobacteriota bacterium, the sequence AATCTTGAGTGGATACCCAAGCATCAGGATATAACTGCGAATGTAGCGGTACTCAATTGGCAAAATGATAAAAGCCAACCCTAGCAAAACACAAAACACAATCAGGCGAACATAAAAAGGCATATTGGGTACCAGCGAAAAAACTGTCTTTGTCAGAACACATCTACCCGGTCGTTTTTTTCCTCAGCGGGCGGGGTTCTGGTTGATTGACAATCGGCAGCAGGTCAGTGGTGGGTTCAATGACATTGATCAGTGCCTCAGCATTTGGTTCCATTAAGCGTGGATTCGTATTTCTGGCAGGAAGCGGCTCAGGTGATTTTTGGAGCTCAGGTGAGCGTTCTTCGCTTTCTTGGGCCTGGGCAAACAGAACCACGGATAGAAGTCCACAGGCAATCATGAAAAGAAACCCGAGCATTCCCAATCCGGCCAGGATCTTCCCCTGCTCGAACATCATTTTGTAAACAATCCCATACAAAATAAGTCCAATGATTCCACAGCCAAATACACTCAAGGCCAGCATGCCCCATCGCTCAAGTTTTTCCTTCCGGGCCCGCATATTTTCTCTCAGGTCAGGTTCAAGTTGATCATTCACCAACTGTTCAATTTGATCCAAACCGAGGCCACAGGACCGGCAAAACTTTTGATTTGGCGAAGACTCTTTTCCACAACCAGGGCAAAACATACGACACCTCCGCTGGTAAAAGAAGATTGGCAGAGTAGCTCATACATTGACCGAACCGCCGCCAGTCTTCACTTTGATCCTCGTGACCACTGGAAGCCAAACTGGTAATGCTGGTCAGCCTGCGAGGCACGCTGGAAGTACCGCTCTTCCTTAATGATTTCGAGCCCGTTTGGTGTACGCTGAATCAAACAGGCAGCACACAGAATTTGATTTGGCTCCGGATTATTGAGCCACATAAAAATTTCATTTCCGTGCTGGTCGCGGATCGTCACTCGACCATTGACGGATCGAAAATCATCCGCACCTTCATACAGAAGCCCAAAAATCATCACTCGATTGATTAAATCCGGGCGGTAAATGTAGAGATTCTCCCCGTCAGCCGCGGCCCCTGAGCGGTCATCTTTATCCAGGAAAATAAATGGTGGCTCATTGCGCGCCCCAAAGTATCCTCCGAGCGGCTGAATCACCCCTTTATCTCCATTGATCAGTTCAAACATACACCCAAGATCCAAATCCGGTGCCGCCGCCGCTTTTCCAAATCCGAAAAATCCCTTGCTGGCATTGGGGTTATCCCAGTTGAGATTGATATGGATTGGTCGCCCACCGACTTCTTTCTTTAAACTCACGGCTTTGCGGTCGCCTTTTTTCTCCAACGTGACTTTGGTTGGACCAGCCGGAGGTGGCGGAGGTGGTGGCGCCATGGGTGGAATTCCCATCATTGGCGGTGGTGGTTGTGGTGGGTAAGCCGGCGGCATCGGCGGGGCTGGATAGGCCGGTGGTGGCGGTGGATAGGCTGGTGGTGGTGGGTAGGCTGGTGGCGGATACGCTGGCGGTGGTGCTGGATACGGCGACATCACCGGCGGTGGTGGATAGGACGGAGGCCCTGCCGGTGGAGCTAACGGTTGCGTCACGGGGGCTGGTGGCGGCGGATACGAAGGCGGTGAAGAAAGTGGCGTGGTTGCCGCAGGTGATTGAAATGGGGCGGTCGGGGCTGGCGGAGTATACGGCGGTGGACTGATCGGCGGAGGTGGCGCTTGAATCGGAGGCGGTGGTGGTGGTGGTGAGGGGTGCGGCGTTTCGCTGCCTCCAAAATGTTTGAGCAACGCGCTCAGCCCACCGCTAAACCCCTGGCCGACTGTCCCAAACCGCCAGACGTCCTTGAAATAAATTTCAGCAACAATGATGGCCTTCTCGGTACCGAAATCTGACCCGGCAAACCGAAACATCACAATGGGCTGGCCCTGCACAACAATCTGAAACTGGCCTTGTGACAACTCAGCCATTGTTCCATCGCCGTCAAGCGTAGCGGTAAACACAAGTTTTCGAATGGTTTGGGGGAGTCGCGAGACATCCACGGTAAACCGTTCGCGATTGCTGCCAGTGTTTCCAACCAGGATGAGCGCGCCTTCCGGTGACTGTTTCTGGTTATAGAAAATGAAATATCGGTCGTCTGAAAGCTGATTGCTGGCATCCACGCCAAAACAACTGATGTCAACAACCCTCGAACCGGGAAAGGTCAACTGGATTTCAACATCAATGGTCTGAGCAGGTGTCAGGTCCGACAATTTTGATTTCTGCCCACGGATAAACTCTTTCATATTCACCGCCCTTTTTTGAAAGATTCTATCGGTTTTGATACCAGTTTTTAGTCAGTAGTCAGTAGTTCACTAAATTCGTCTGATTAAACCACTTGACTCTTTTCTAATACCAGGTGTTTATTGCAATGTGGTGTTAGTTCCTGGCTCTTGGTTCCTGGAAAATATTGACTGTCAATCGCCATTGTAACTCAGCAAATCGCAGATTCAACCGGTGAAAATTCAACGCCTTCAAAGACATCTGCCAGTGCAAAGCGGCCTTCGATGGAAGCCAGCTCGAAACTGTTTTCAAGACCGGAAATGATGTACGTCTGCCAGTTTCCATCATCTGTGCGGGCAAAGAGCGTGATGGTTGGTGACTCCTGAGCAATCACCACATATTCCCGCAAACTGGGAATTTCCTGATATGCCCTCCCTTTGACGTTTAAATCACGATCAACCGAGTCTGGCGAGAGAACTTCCACTAAAATTGTTGGATTGACCAGGGTATCAAAACCACTGACTTTTTCGCCCTGGATGTCTCCGCAGACAACGCTGGCATCCGCGTAACGATAGGGAGGTAGCGCTGGTACTTTGATTGGTTGATCAGCAGTGAACGGGCGGCATCGTTTTCCACGAAGATGCTCACGAAGAAGTCCGAATATATTTCCAGAAATTGTGCTATGGGCAAAACTTCCACCACTCATGCAGATAATTTCGCCGTCCCAGTACTCATAGCGGCTCATGCCGACCCGTTCAATCGCAAAATATTCTTCAAGTGTGTAGAGTGTGATTCGGGGAATTCTGGCTGATGACATAGGGGGTTTTACTCCTTGTGGGCCTCGTCAGAGGGCTTCTCGGTGGCGACAACCTGCTCCTTATGGATTTGGCGGTAGCGTTTTTGAGCAGCGATGGCTTGTTCCTGGTGTTCCTGGTAGTAGTGCCGGTGATAGGCGGCGATTTCTTCCTTGTGCGTCTCGCGGTAGCGTTTTTGGGCAGCGGCGATTTCTTCCTTGTGCGTCTCGCGGTAGCGTTTTCGGTAGGCGAGGCGAGCTTCCCGATGTGCCTCGTAGGATCGTTTGTTGTGGGCGGCTTCAGCTTCTTTATGGGTCGCGGCATAGCGCCGGCGTGTTTCCTGGT encodes:
- a CDS encoding TerD family protein; translation: MKEFIRGQKSKLSDLTPAQTIDVEIQLTFPGSRVVDISCFGVDASNQLSDDRYFIFYNQKQSPEGALILVGNTGSNRERFTVDVSRLPQTIRKLVFTATLDGDGTMAELSQGQFQIVVQGQPIVMFRFAGSDFGTEKAIIVAEIYFKDVWRFGTVGQGFSGGLSALLKHFGGSETPHPSPPPPPPPIQAPPPPISPPPYTPPAPTAPFQSPAATTPLSSPPSYPPPPAPVTQPLAPPAGPPSYPPPPVMSPYPAPPPAYPPPAYPPPPAYPPPPPAYPAPPMPPAYPPQPPPPMMGIPPMAPPPPPPPAGPTKVTLEKKGDRKAVSLKKEVGGRPIHINLNWDNPNASKGFFGFGKAAAAPDLDLGCMFELINGDKGVIQPLGGYFGARNEPPFIFLDKDDRSGAAADGENLYIYRPDLINRVMIFGLLYEGADDFRSVNGRVTIRDQHGNEIFMWLNNPEPNQILCAACLIQRTPNGLEIIKEERYFQRASQADQHYQFGFQWSRGSK
- a CDS encoding Uma2 family endonuclease, with amino-acid sequence MSSARIPRITLYTLEEYFAIERVGMSRYEYWDGEIICMSGGSFAHSTISGNIFGLLREHLRGKRCRPFTADQPIKVPALPPYRYADASVVCGDIQGEKVSGFDTLVNPTILVEVLSPDSVDRDLNVKGRAYQEIPSLREYVVIAQESPTITLFARTDDGNWQTYIISGLENSFELASIEGRFALADVFEGVEFSPVESAIC